From one Triticum urartu cultivar G1812 chromosome 3, Tu2.1, whole genome shotgun sequence genomic stretch:
- the LOC125546035 gene encoding cytochrome c oxidase subunit 2-like: MILRSLSCRFLTIALCDAAEPWQLGSQDAATPMMQGIIDLHHDIFFFLILILVFVSRMLVRALWHFNEQTNPIPQRIVHGTTIEIIRTIFPSVILLFIAIPSFALLYSMDGVLVDPAITIKAIGHQWYRTYEYSDYNSSDEQSLTFDSYTIPEDDPELGQSRLLEVDNRVVVPAKTHLRMIVTPTDVPHSWAVPSSGVKCDAVPGRSNLTSISVQREGFYYGQCSEIHGTNHAFTPIIVEAVTLKDYADWVSNQLILQTN; this comes from the exons ATGATTCTTCGTTCATTATCATGTCGATTCCTCACAATCGCTCTTTGTGATGCTGCGGAACCATGGCAATTAGGATCTCAAGACGCAGCAACACCTATGATGCAAGGAATCATTGACTTACATCACGATATCTTTTTCTTCCTCATTCTTATTTTGGTTTTCGTATCACGGATGTTGGTTCGCGCTTTATGGCATTTCAACGAGCAAACTAATCCAATCCCACAAAGGATTGTTCATGGAACTACTATCGAAATTATTCGGACCATATTTCCAAGTGTCATTCTTTTGTTCATTGCTATACCATCGTTTGCTCTGTTATACTCAATGGACGGGGTATTAGTAGATCCAGCCATTACTATCAAAGCTATTGGACATCAATGGTATCGGA CTTATGAGTATTCGGACTATAACAGTTCCGATGAACAGTCACTCACTTTTGACAGTTATACGATTCCAGAAGATGATCCAGAATTGGGTCAATCACGTTTATTAGAAGTTGACAATAGAGTGGTTGTACCAGCCAAAACTCATCTACGTATGATTGTAACACCCACTGATGTACCTCATAGTTGGGCTGTACCTTCCTCAGGTGTCAAATGTGATGCTGTACCTGGTCGTTCAAATCTTACCTCCATCTCGGTACAACGAGAAGGATTTTACTATGGTCAGTGCAGTGAGATTCATGGAACTAATCATGCCTTTACGCCTATCATCGTAGAAGCAGTGACTTTGAAAGATTATGCGGATTGGGTATCCAATCAATTAATCCTCCAAACCAACTAA